In the genome of Microthrixaceae bacterium, one region contains:
- a CDS encoding DUF3416 domain-containing protein: protein MPARVVVARPEPTLDGGRHAPKRTVGESVTVSADVIRDGHEVLRAEGIVWPPGSTTPSTITLHHVDGGSLGVRWAGSFHLDRPGIWRWNIVAWADTLASWRVELSRKHAAGMTELAGELAEGAALLRRCSERAEASGTHSARLVAQAIEQAAVIVGDRSLAVAERVAAALDDDLARTCDAHPDRTGAGSLPSPVALDVDPPLARFGAWYEVFPRSWGGLDGLRRRLPAVAELGFDVIYLPPVSPIGLTKRKGRNNALEATASDPGSPWAIGDRTGGHDAVHPDLGTVADFEALVADARDLGLEVAVDLAVQCSADHPWLTEHPEWFAHRPDGTLKYAENPPKRYEDIYNLDFNCEDRAGLWAALRDVVITWVERGVRVFRVDNPHTKPLPFWEWLIAGVRASHPEVIFLAEAFTYRAMQQELGRVGFAQGYTYFTWKQSADELRDYVTELAGPERDLFRPNFWVNTPDILTEQLQAGGRAVFTSRLILAATLSPSYGMYSGYESFESVAVKSGSEEYLDSEKYEIHDRRLDGPLLGLVAQLNEVRRRNGALQHLTGIRFLDTENPQILAYLRPPPTRPDHHGANSETSPAGGGVGTVIVVVLLDPSATHEAVCIVPDDAGLPPSFTVLDELSGERWQWHLGRNYVRLEPGDRPAHILVVAEP, encoded by the coding sequence ATCCCGGCCCGGGTGGTCGTGGCCCGGCCCGAACCCACCCTCGACGGCGGGCGCCACGCCCCCAAACGCACCGTGGGTGAATCGGTCACCGTCTCGGCCGACGTGATCCGCGACGGCCACGAGGTGCTCCGCGCTGAGGGCATCGTGTGGCCCCCGGGTTCCACGACCCCATCGACCATCACGCTCCACCACGTGGACGGCGGGTCTCTCGGCGTCAGGTGGGCGGGCTCCTTCCATCTCGACCGGCCCGGGATCTGGCGTTGGAACATCGTGGCGTGGGCCGACACGTTGGCGTCGTGGCGGGTGGAGCTGTCACGCAAGCACGCCGCGGGAATGACCGAGCTGGCCGGAGAGCTGGCCGAAGGCGCGGCACTGCTTCGTCGCTGCAGCGAACGGGCCGAGGCCAGTGGAACCCATTCGGCCCGGCTGGTGGCCCAGGCCATCGAACAAGCCGCCGTCATCGTCGGTGACCGAAGCCTCGCCGTGGCCGAGCGGGTGGCCGCGGCCCTCGATGACGACCTGGCCCGCACCTGTGACGCCCACCCCGACCGAACCGGGGCCGGATCTCTGCCCAGCCCGGTCGCCCTCGATGTGGACCCGCCGCTGGCCCGGTTCGGAGCCTGGTATGAGGTGTTTCCCCGTTCCTGGGGCGGGCTCGACGGGCTGCGCCGCCGTCTGCCCGCCGTGGCCGAGCTCGGTTTCGACGTGATCTACCTGCCTCCGGTCAGCCCCATCGGGCTGACCAAGCGCAAGGGACGCAACAACGCCCTGGAGGCCACCGCCAGCGATCCCGGCTCCCCGTGGGCCATCGGCGACCGCACCGGGGGGCACGACGCCGTCCACCCCGATCTGGGAACCGTGGCCGATTTCGAGGCCTTGGTGGCCGATGCCCGAGACCTTGGTTTGGAGGTCGCCGTCGACCTGGCCGTTCAGTGTTCGGCCGATCATCCATGGTTGACCGAACACCCCGAATGGTTCGCTCACCGACCCGACGGCACCCTCAAGTACGCCGAGAACCCACCCAAGCGCTACGAGGACATCTACAACCTCGACTTCAACTGCGAAGACCGGGCCGGGTTGTGGGCGGCGCTGCGCGATGTGGTGATCACCTGGGTCGAGCGAGGGGTCCGTGTCTTTCGGGTCGACAACCCCCACACCAAGCCGCTGCCGTTCTGGGAGTGGCTGATCGCGGGGGTGAGGGCCTCGCATCCCGAGGTGATCTTCCTGGCCGAAGCCTTCACCTATCGGGCCATGCAACAGGAGCTGGGCCGGGTCGGCTTCGCTCAGGGTTACACGTACTTCACCTGGAAGCAGTCAGCCGACGAGCTGCGCGACTACGTCACCGAACTGGCCGGCCCCGAACGGGACCTGTTCAGACCGAACTTCTGGGTGAACACCCCCGACATCCTCACCGAGCAACTACAGGCCGGTGGGCGTGCTGTGTTCACCAGTCGACTGATCCTGGCCGCGACCCTCAGCCCCTCCTACGGCATGTACTCGGGCTATGAGTCTTTCGAGTCGGTGGCCGTCAAGTCCGGGTCCGAGGAGTACCTGGATTCGGAGAAGTACGAGATCCACGACCGCAGGCTGGACGGGCCTCTGCTGGGGCTCGTCGCCCAACTGAACGAGGTGCGCCGTCGCAACGGAGCCCTCCAACACCTGACCGGCATCCGGTTCCTCGACACAGAGAACCCCCAGATCCTCGCCTACCTGCGGCCTCCACCGACTCGCCCTGATCACCACGGAGCCAACTCCGAAACCAGCCCTGCCGGCGGCGGCGTGGGAACTGTGATCGTGGTGGTCTTGTTGGACCCGAGTGCCACACACGAAGCGGTGTGCATCGTCCCCGACGATGCCGGACTGCCCCCCTCCTTCACGGTGCTCGACGAGCTCAGCGGCGAACGGTGGCAGTGGCATCTGGGCCGCAACTACGTCCGCCTGGAACCCGGAGACCGTCCCGCCCACATCCTGGTGGTGGCAGAACCATGA